The Fimbriimonas ginsengisoli Gsoil 348 genome window below encodes:
- a CDS encoding beta-ketoacyl-ACP synthase III, translated as MNRVFGRRAVIQSIGHAVPSKVLTNKDLEKFVDTNDEWIVQRTGISERRVCDGPDEGTGSLALAASIEAIERAGVGPEAIELVLCGTVSGDYPWPSTACYVQNAIGAKHAGAFDVSAACAGFIYALSNAAAMIEAGQVTNVLVIGVDSLSKQVDWSDRSTCILFGDAGGAVMLKAEDDTDRGLIETVLMSDGSGARFISIEVGGSKYPWGSEQAEGRKSKITMAGSETFRFAVNAMGDACAKVLEKAGMTADQVDLFVPHQANLRIIESAAKRLGLPPEKVFVNVNKYGNTSGGSIPLALYEAEQSGQLKKGMVTMTVGFGAGLVWGANLIRW; from the coding sequence ATGAACCGGGTCTTCGGCCGCCGCGCCGTGATTCAGTCGATCGGGCACGCCGTGCCCAGCAAAGTTCTCACGAACAAAGACCTCGAAAAGTTCGTGGATACCAACGACGAATGGATCGTGCAGCGCACCGGGATCAGCGAGCGACGGGTCTGCGACGGACCGGATGAGGGGACCGGCTCCCTCGCTCTCGCCGCGTCGATCGAAGCGATCGAGCGGGCCGGCGTCGGCCCCGAGGCGATCGAGTTGGTGCTCTGCGGGACGGTTTCGGGCGATTATCCCTGGCCTTCCACCGCCTGCTACGTTCAGAACGCCATCGGCGCGAAACACGCCGGCGCCTTCGACGTCAGCGCCGCCTGCGCCGGGTTCATCTACGCTCTGTCGAACGCCGCGGCGATGATCGAAGCGGGACAGGTCACCAACGTCCTCGTCATCGGCGTGGACTCGTTGAGCAAGCAGGTCGACTGGAGCGACCGTTCCACATGCATCCTCTTCGGCGATGCCGGCGGAGCCGTAATGCTGAAGGCGGAAGACGACACCGACCGGGGGCTCATCGAGACCGTCCTCATGTCCGACGGCAGCGGCGCTCGCTTTATCTCCATCGAAGTGGGCGGTTCCAAGTATCCGTGGGGTTCGGAGCAAGCCGAGGGACGCAAATCGAAGATCACGATGGCCGGTTCGGAGACGTTCCGCTTCGCCGTCAACGCGATGGGCGATGCCTGCGCCAAGGTTCTGGAGAAGGCGGGGATGACGGCCGATCAGGTCGACCTTTTCGTTCCGCACCAAGCGAACCTGCGCATTATCGAATCCGCCGCGAAGCGTCTCGGTCTGCCGCCGGAGAAAGTTTTTGTGAACGTCAACAAGTACGGGAACACCAGCGGGGGCTCCATCCCTCTCGCCCTGTACGAAGCCGAGCAATCGGGCCAGCTCAAGAAAGGGATGGTCACCATGACCGTCGGCTTCGGCGCCGGCCTCGTCTGGGGCGCGAACCTGATCCGCTGGTAG
- a CDS encoding putative immunity protein gives MILTQPRDPRLITIRRGGSLTDTDHHLLAIWAAVCAEHVLDLFEEARPEDHRPRHAIEQCRAWARGDIPMRQARRAAYDANAAARDLRGAPRYAAYASAQAAVVAHVAAHELGAAAYAIKAAQAAAPNEEQRQAGLQECQWQRSMLPTEIRELVLDDQRLRNHACWFVFDC, from the coding sequence ATGATTCTCACTCAGCCGCGCGACCCGAGATTGATCACGATCCGTCGCGGCGGCTCTCTCACCGACACCGACCACCACCTCCTTGCGATCTGGGCTGCCGTATGCGCAGAGCATGTGCTGGATTTATTTGAAGAGGCTCGGCCAGAAGACCATCGACCGAGACATGCTATCGAGCAGTGCCGTGCATGGGCGCGTGGAGACATTCCGATGCGCCAAGCCCGAAGGGCAGCGTATGACGCCAACGCCGCGGCCAGAGATCTGCGGGGCGCTCCTCGATATGCCGCCTATGCCTCGGCGCAAGCCGCAGTAGTCGCCCATGTGGCGGCGCACGAATTGGGTGCGGCCGCGTATGCGATTAAGGCGGCACAGGCGGCGGCTCCTAACGAAGAACAGCGCCAGGCTGGTCTCCAAGAGTGCCAGTGGCAACGGTCAATGCTTCCAACTGAGATTCGAGAGCTTGTCC